A portion of the Pseudomonas sp. GR 6-02 genome contains these proteins:
- the catC gene encoding muconolactone Delta-isomerase, translated as MLFHVKMTVNLPVDMNPERAAQLKADEKALAQRLQEQGKWRHLWRIAGLYANYSVFDVDSVQELHDLLMQLPLYPYMAIEVNALCRHPSSIREDDR; from the coding sequence ATGCTGTTTCACGTAAAAATGACCGTGAATCTACCGGTCGACATGAACCCGGAGCGCGCCGCTCAGCTAAAGGCCGACGAGAAAGCCCTGGCCCAGCGCCTGCAAGAGCAAGGCAAGTGGCGTCATCTGTGGCGCATCGCCGGGCTCTATGCCAATTACAGCGTGTTCGATGTCGACAGCGTTCAGGAACTGCACGACCTACTGATGCAATTGCCGCTGTACCCGTACATGGCGATCGAGGTCAACGCGCTGTGCCGGCATCCTTCTTCCATTCGCGAGGATGACCGCTGA
- the catA gene encoding catechol 1,2-dioxygenase: MNVKISHTASVQKFLEEASGLLNEAGDPRVKALVYRILRDSVNIIEDLAVTPEEFWKAVNYLNVLGARQEAGLLVAGLGLEHYLDLLMDAEDEQAGKSGGTPRTIEGPLYVAGAPLSQGEARLDDGVDPGVTLFMQGRVFNTAGEPLAGAVVDVWHANTGGTYSYFDTTQSEFNLRRRIVTDAEGRYRFRSIVPSGYGCPPDGPTQQLLNQLGRHGQRPAHIHFFISAPDHRHLTTQINLDGDQYLHDDFAYATRDELIAKITFSDDPQRAAAHGVSGRFAEIDFDFTLQSSAQPEEQQRHERVRALED; encoded by the coding sequence ATGAACGTCAAGATTTCCCACACCGCCAGTGTCCAGAAGTTTCTCGAAGAAGCCAGCGGCCTGCTCAATGAAGCCGGCGATCCGCGGGTCAAGGCGCTGGTTTACCGCATCCTGCGCGATTCGGTGAACATCATCGAAGACCTGGCCGTGACCCCGGAAGAATTCTGGAAAGCCGTCAATTACCTCAACGTGCTGGGCGCGCGGCAGGAGGCCGGTCTGTTGGTTGCCGGGCTCGGTCTTGAGCATTACCTAGACCTGTTGATGGATGCCGAAGACGAGCAGGCCGGCAAGTCCGGCGGCACCCCGCGAACCATCGAGGGGCCGTTGTATGTGGCGGGTGCGCCGCTTTCGCAAGGCGAAGCGCGTCTCGATGACGGCGTCGATCCGGGTGTGACTCTGTTCATGCAGGGCCGGGTGTTCAACACCGCTGGCGAACCGCTGGCCGGCGCGGTGGTGGATGTCTGGCACGCCAACACTGGCGGCACCTATTCGTACTTCGACACCACCCAGTCCGAGTTCAACCTGCGTCGCCGGATCGTCACCGATGCCGAGGGTCGTTATCGCTTCCGTAGCATCGTGCCGTCGGGCTACGGCTGCCCGCCGGATGGTCCGACCCAGCAACTGCTCAATCAACTGGGCCGTCATGGCCAGCGGCCGGCGCACATTCACTTCTTCATTTCGGCACCGGATCATCGTCACCTGACCACCCAGATCAACCTCGATGGCGATCAGTATCTGCATGACGATTTCGCCTACGCCACCCGTGACGAACTGATCGCCAAGATCACCTTCAGCGACGATCCGCAGCGTGCAGCGGCCCATGGCGTGAGCGGTCGTTTTGCCGAAATCGATTTCGACTTCACCCTGCAGTCGTCCGCCCAACCTGAGGAGCAGCAACGCCACGAGCGGGTGCGTGCGCTCGAGGACTGA
- a CDS encoding polysaccharide deacetylase family protein yields MKQLIKVLSVFAIAVGLFGCIAAPIEMTPQTQQRLQAQAPIRFLLTFDDGPSASGFYNPTATVLDSLAHNPLQPDIKAVFFVQTRASGAGGSDVGRQLMRREQAEGHLLGFHTATPHHTNHRSLEPEQLEQSLTNGSADIAAITGASPILVRPPFWNYDKRTFAAYQQHGMHVLLTDLSANDGKIWGFNASPRRRANMLRQLSEVRERIALGELPTVDGVIPVVVTFHDLNRYTARHAREYLQILLDSANATGLAMAQKPFYDDTAALQRAAMARTVKQSSEPVRLPGIWNWIWDGDAH; encoded by the coding sequence ATGAAGCAGTTGATCAAGGTTCTATCCGTATTCGCCATCGCCGTCGGCCTGTTTGGCTGCATCGCCGCGCCCATTGAAATGACGCCGCAGACGCAACAGCGTCTGCAAGCGCAGGCGCCGATCCGCTTTCTGCTGACCTTCGACGACGGGCCCAGCGCGTCCGGTTTTTACAACCCGACCGCCACTGTACTCGACAGCCTGGCGCACAATCCGCTGCAACCGGACATCAAAGCCGTGTTCTTCGTGCAGACCCGTGCCTCGGGCGCCGGCGGCAGTGACGTGGGGCGCCAACTCATGCGGCGCGAACAGGCCGAAGGGCATCTGCTGGGCTTCCACACGGCCACTCCCCACCACACCAACCATCGCTCCCTGGAGCCGGAACAGCTGGAGCAATCGCTGACCAACGGCAGCGCAGACATCGCCGCGATCACTGGCGCCTCGCCGATCCTGGTGCGTCCGCCGTTCTGGAATTATGACAAGCGCACTTTCGCGGCCTATCAGCAGCACGGCATGCATGTACTGCTGACCGACCTGAGCGCCAATGACGGCAAGATCTGGGGCTTCAACGCCAGCCCTCGGCGGCGGGCCAATATGCTGCGGCAGCTGTCCGAAGTCCGCGAGCGCATAGCCCTTGGCGAGTTGCCGACGGTGGATGGGGTGATTCCGGTGGTGGTGACCTTTCACGACCTCAACCGCTACACCGCCCGGCATGCCCGCGAATACCTGCAAATCCTCCTCGACAGTGCCAACGCCACCGGTCTGGCCATGGCGCAGAAACCGTTTTACGACGACACGGCAGCGCTACAGCGGGCGGCCATGGCGCGCACCGTCAAGCAGAGTTCCGAGCCTGTTCGTTTGCCGGGGATCTGGAATTGGATATGGGATGGGGATGCTCACTGA
- a CDS encoding AzlC family ABC transporter permease has product MSNSFMPRTAFLRGAAAIMPLSLATAPWGLLAGSMAIEANLTPLQGQGLSSIVFAGAAQLVAIGMLKGSAGVFSILLTTLLLTSQHLLYGMSMRSVISPLPGRWRIGLGFLLTDELFALTSQHDKQQFNRWYALGVGLTFYIAWNLFTLAGIVLGSSIPGLEHLGLDFSIAATFIALITPVVRNVPTVVCVAVSLFCSVLFSYWQWGSALVLSGLAGMTAGFICNKLYVGRT; this is encoded by the coding sequence ATGTCCAACTCATTCATGCCGCGTACTGCATTCCTTCGTGGCGCCGCGGCCATCATGCCGTTGTCCCTGGCGACCGCGCCCTGGGGGTTGCTGGCCGGTTCCATGGCCATCGAGGCCAACCTCACGCCCCTGCAAGGCCAGGGGCTGTCGAGCATCGTGTTTGCCGGCGCGGCGCAATTGGTCGCCATCGGCATGCTCAAGGGCAGCGCCGGGGTCTTTTCGATTCTGTTGACCACGTTGCTGCTGACCTCCCAGCATTTGCTGTACGGGATGAGCATGCGTTCGGTGATTTCCCCGTTGCCGGGCCGCTGGCGTATCGGGCTGGGCTTTTTGCTCACCGACGAGTTGTTCGCCCTGACCAGCCAGCATGACAAACAGCAGTTCAATCGCTGGTACGCCCTCGGTGTGGGCCTGACGTTTTACATCGCCTGGAACCTCTTCACCCTGGCAGGCATTGTGCTGGGCAGCAGCATTCCGGGCCTTGAACACCTGGGGCTGGATTTCTCCATCGCCGCGACGTTTATCGCCTTGATCACGCCGGTGGTGCGCAACGTTCCGACGGTGGTCTGCGTGGCGGTCTCGCTGTTCTGTTCGGTGCTGTTCAGCTATTGGCAATGGGGCTCGGCGCTGGTGCTGTCGGGGTTGGCGGGCATGACCGCAGGGTTCATCTGCAACAAACTCTACGTGGGGCGCACATGA
- a CDS encoding DUF3087 domain-containing protein yields MFEIQPMNAETYRRQTRRSTVIIALMFLALAMVLSTAAVTLFGEPGGDNLRFNVGGVFAALLLTVALMRGKFWSQEWMAPAVYGWQLKRSLMSVTNVMHQVTAAVEQGDPAAMKLLRFYHLGLSQMHQLDGNSSDQSQLTREMDQHKARMDALGIETEQRRLNPAWFEAIKQTPI; encoded by the coding sequence ATGTTCGAAATCCAGCCAATGAATGCCGAAACCTATCGACGCCAGACGCGGCGCAGCACGGTGATCATCGCCCTGATGTTCCTGGCGCTGGCGATGGTGCTGTCGACGGCGGCGGTGACGTTGTTCGGTGAACCCGGCGGCGATAATCTGCGGTTCAACGTGGGCGGTGTGTTTGCCGCGTTGTTGCTGACGGTGGCGCTGATGCGCGGCAAGTTCTGGAGCCAGGAGTGGATGGCGCCAGCGGTCTATGGTTGGCAGCTCAAGCGCAGTCTGATGAGCGTCACCAACGTCATGCACCAGGTAACGGCGGCGGTGGAGCAGGGCGACCCTGCCGCCATGAAGCTGCTGCGCTTTTATCACTTGGGGCTGAGCCAGATGCACCAGTTGGACGGCAACTCCAGCGACCAAAGTCAGCTGACCCGAGAGATGGATCAGCACAAGGCACGGATGGACGCGTTGGGCATCGAGACCGAACAGAGGCGATTGAATCCGGCCTGGTTTGAGGCGATCAAACAGACGCCGATATAG
- a CDS encoding DUF2784 domain-containing protein, translating into MFYRIAADGLVLSHLLFILFVLFGGLLVLKWRHLIWWHLPAAAWGVIVEVFHLACPLTEWENRMRHAAGQTGYGGGFIEHYVWPIIYPAGLTPTIQLALGSVVLALNVLIYARLFRHWKHPTRSGSNHRSG; encoded by the coding sequence ATGTTTTACCGGATCGCCGCCGACGGGCTGGTGCTGTCTCACTTGTTGTTCATTCTGTTCGTGCTGTTCGGCGGGCTGCTGGTGCTCAAATGGCGCCACCTGATCTGGTGGCACCTGCCCGCCGCTGCATGGGGCGTGATCGTGGAAGTCTTTCACCTGGCGTGCCCTCTCACCGAATGGGAAAACCGCATGCGCCACGCGGCCGGGCAAACCGGTTACGGCGGCGGTTTTATCGAACACTACGTGTGGCCGATCATTTATCCGGCCGGGCTGACGCCCACGATTCAACTGGCACTGGGCAGCGTGGTGCTGGCGCTCAACGTGCTGATCTATGCGCGGCTGTTCCGGCACTGGAAGCATCCGACCCGTTCAGGCAGTAACCACCGGTCCGGTTGA
- a CDS encoding muconate cycloisomerase family protein, translating into MLATAIESIETIIVDLPTIRPHKLAMHTMQNQTLVIIRVRCADGIEGIGESTTIGGLAYGNESPDSIKTNIDKHFAPLLISQDSGNVNAAMLRLERSIRGNTFAKSGIESALLDAQGKRLGLSVSELLGGRVRDALPVAWTLASGDTAKDIAEAEKMLDLRRHRIFKLKIGAGEVNRDLAHVIAIKKALGDRASVRVDVNQAWDEAVALRACRILGTNGIDLIEQPISRNNRAGMVRLNAMSPAPIMADESIECVEDAFNLAREGAASVFALKIAKNGGPRAVLRTAAIAEAAGIGLYGGTMLEGGIGTLASAHAFVTLNTLSWDTELFGPLLLTEDILSEPLVYRDFQLHVPSTPGLGLTLDEERLAFFRRDKSSTVVHQA; encoded by the coding sequence ATGCTTGCAACAGCCATTGAATCGATCGAGACGATCATCGTCGATCTGCCGACCATTCGCCCACACAAGCTGGCGATGCACACCATGCAGAACCAGACCCTGGTGATCATTCGGGTGCGCTGTGCCGATGGCATTGAGGGTATCGGTGAGTCGACCACCATCGGCGGCCTGGCCTACGGCAACGAAAGCCCGGACAGCATCAAGACCAACATCGACAAACACTTCGCGCCACTGCTGATCAGCCAGGACAGCGGCAATGTGAATGCCGCGATGTTGCGCCTGGAGCGCAGCATTCGTGGCAACACCTTCGCCAAATCGGGTATCGAAAGCGCCTTGCTCGACGCCCAGGGCAAGCGCCTTGGCCTGTCGGTCAGTGAACTGTTGGGCGGACGGGTTCGCGATGCATTGCCGGTGGCCTGGACCCTGGCCAGCGGCGACACCGCCAAGGACATTGCCGAAGCGGAAAAAATGCTCGACCTGCGCCGCCACCGGATCTTCAAACTGAAAATCGGCGCTGGCGAGGTCAACCGCGACCTGGCTCACGTTATTGCGATCAAAAAGGCCTTGGGCGATCGCGCCAGTGTGCGGGTCGATGTCAATCAGGCCTGGGACGAAGCAGTCGCTCTGCGGGCCTGCCGGATACTCGGCACCAACGGCATCGACCTGATCGAACAACCGATCTCGCGCAATAACCGCGCCGGCATGGTGCGCCTGAATGCCATGAGCCCGGCGCCGATCATGGCCGATGAATCCATCGAATGCGTGGAAGATGCCTTTAACCTGGCACGGGAAGGCGCCGCTTCGGTGTTCGCTCTGAAAATCGCCAAGAACGGCGGCCCGCGCGCCGTGCTGCGAACCGCCGCGATTGCCGAGGCGGCCGGTATCGGCCTGTACGGCGGCACCATGCTCGAAGGCGGAATCGGCACGCTGGCCTCGGCCCATGCCTTTGTCACACTGAATACCTTGAGCTGGGATACCGAATTGTTCGGCCCGCTGCTGCTGACCGAAGACATCCTCAGCGAGCCATTGGTCTACCGCGATTTCCAACTGCACGTCCCGTCAACACCGGGGCTGGGCCTGACCCTGGATGAAGAGCGCCTGGCGTTTTTCCGTCGGGACAAAAGCTCCACTGTCGTTCATCAAGCCTGA
- a CDS encoding sensor domain-containing diguanylate cyclase, with product MGHPSVKDRIEHTRFATPWVPEPVESTLKVRYAVSLLIAVCLSLMAIVIGESWNSRQYHLRESEVAMSNLAQTLASQAQASIKQADTLLFSLVDRLEIDGMQPEKLPRLQRLLQAQRSELVQIHGLFVFDEEGRWLANAINVIPPNANNSDREYFIYHRDHPDRGPHIGPSIKSRSTGEWIMTVSRRINHPDGRFAGVVVASIYLEHFLDLYNSIDMGNNGVINLISDDATIVVRRPFNEADIGTSVAKGPLFTQLLPKGDSGTATVRSFVDGVVRVVGFRRVEGYPLVVFAGLDKDEVLASWRQESIFSAGIVLLLLGFLGALGYRLIRLMKQQNHIQNNLLETQDKLIEVNRSLELLALEDALTGLSNRRQFDLFILAEMGRARRSQAHLALLMIDVDHFKNFNDHYGHLAGDECLRKISTIITENIKRPGDLAARFGGEEFTVVLPGTDYVGAFLVAENIRRAVQQAGIEHVGGVEGVVTVSVGVCAYDPASQAQPDDIVGAADKALYVAKASGRNMSVIAN from the coding sequence ATGGGGCATCCGTCCGTCAAAGATCGTATTGAACACACCCGGTTCGCCACGCCTTGGGTGCCCGAGCCGGTTGAGTCAACGCTCAAGGTTCGATACGCGGTTTCTCTGCTGATTGCAGTGTGCTTGTCCTTGATGGCCATTGTGATCGGTGAAAGCTGGAACTCGCGTCAGTACCATCTGCGTGAGAGCGAAGTGGCGATGTCCAACCTGGCGCAAACCCTGGCCTCGCAGGCGCAGGCATCGATCAAACAGGCCGACACGCTACTGTTTTCCCTGGTGGACCGCCTCGAAATCGATGGCATGCAACCGGAAAAACTTCCCCGACTGCAACGTTTGCTCCAGGCTCAGCGCAGTGAGTTGGTACAGATCCATGGGCTGTTCGTGTTCGACGAAGAAGGACGCTGGCTCGCCAACGCCATTAACGTCATACCGCCCAATGCCAATAATTCCGACCGTGAATATTTCATCTACCACCGTGATCATCCCGACCGCGGCCCTCATATCGGTCCGTCGATAAAAAGTCGCTCGACCGGTGAGTGGATCATGACCGTGTCACGCCGGATCAATCACCCTGATGGCCGGTTTGCCGGCGTGGTGGTGGCTTCGATCTACCTTGAGCATTTCCTGGATTTGTACAACAGCATCGACATGGGTAATAACGGCGTGATCAACCTGATCTCCGATGACGCCACCATCGTCGTTCGGCGCCCGTTCAACGAAGCTGATATCGGCACCAGTGTTGCCAAAGGGCCGCTGTTTACCCAGCTCTTGCCCAAGGGCGATTCCGGTACGGCAACGGTCAGGTCCTTTGTCGACGGGGTGGTGCGGGTCGTGGGGTTTCGACGGGTCGAGGGGTATCCGCTTGTCGTTTTTGCCGGGCTCGACAAGGATGAAGTCCTGGCCAGTTGGCGGCAGGAATCAATATTCAGTGCGGGCATCGTCCTGTTGCTGCTGGGGTTTCTGGGGGCTCTCGGTTATCGCCTGATCCGCCTCATGAAGCAGCAGAATCATATTCAGAACAATCTGTTGGAGACTCAGGACAAACTCATTGAGGTCAACCGCAGCCTGGAGTTGCTGGCACTGGAGGATGCACTGACCGGGCTTTCCAATCGGCGTCAATTCGACCTGTTCATTCTCGCGGAAATGGGCCGCGCCAGGCGTAGCCAGGCCCATCTTGCGCTGTTGATGATCGATGTCGACCACTTCAAGAACTTCAATGATCACTACGGTCATTTGGCGGGCGATGAGTGTTTGCGCAAAATCAGCACGATCATCACCGAAAACATCAAGCGCCCCGGCGATCTCGCGGCTCGCTTCGGTGGTGAGGAGTTTACGGTGGTGCTGCCCGGTACCGACTACGTGGGGGCGTTTCTGGTAGCGGAAAACATCCGCCGTGCGGTTCAGCAGGCCGGCATCGAGCACGTTGGGGGCGTGGAAGGCGTGGTCACAGTCAGCGTGGGTGTCTGCGCCTACGACCCGGCCTCGCAAGCCCAGCCCGACGACATTGTCGGCGCCGCGGACAAGGCGCTGTATGTGGCCAAGGCCAGTGGCCGGAACATGAGTGTTATCGCCAACTGA
- a CDS encoding LysR family transcriptional regulator has translation MELRHLRYFQVLAQTLNFTRAAELLHIAQPPLSRQIQQLEDELGVLLLERGRPLKLTDAGRFFHEHSTALLEQLGKVCDNTRRIGLGEKTWLGIGFAPSTLYGVLPELIRRLRSGEPLALELGLSEMTTLQQVQALKAGRIDVGFGRIRIDDPAILQTVLTEDRLVAALPAGHPLLARPISLRELAKEPFVLYPGNPRPSYADHVIALFEASGVHIKVAQWTNELQTAIGLVGAGIGVTLVPASVQLLHRDDIGFTPVLEDNAISPIILSRRVGDVSPGLNHCLQMIDELLPGDS, from the coding sequence ATGGAACTGCGTCACCTGCGATATTTTCAGGTGCTGGCTCAAACCCTCAACTTCACCCGCGCCGCCGAACTGCTGCACATCGCCCAACCGCCGCTGAGCCGGCAGATCCAGCAGCTGGAAGACGAACTCGGGGTACTGCTGCTGGAGCGCGGCCGACCGTTGAAGCTGACCGACGCCGGGCGTTTTTTCCATGAACACTCCACCGCCCTGCTCGAACAACTGGGCAAGGTCTGCGACAACACGCGGCGGATCGGCCTGGGCGAAAAGACCTGGCTGGGCATCGGCTTTGCGCCCTCGACACTCTATGGCGTGCTGCCGGAACTGATTCGCCGGTTGCGCAGCGGCGAGCCTCTGGCGCTGGAGTTGGGGCTCTCGGAAATGACCACGTTGCAACAGGTGCAGGCGCTCAAGGCCGGGCGTATCGATGTCGGCTTCGGGCGCATCCGCATCGACGACCCGGCCATCCTGCAGACCGTGCTCACCGAAGACCGACTGGTGGCCGCCCTGCCCGCCGGCCATCCGCTCCTCGCCAGGCCCATCAGCCTTCGGGAACTGGCCAAGGAACCCTTTGTGCTCTACCCCGGCAATCCGCGCCCGAGTTACGCCGACCACGTGATCGCATTGTTCGAAGCCAGTGGCGTGCACATCAAGGTGGCGCAATGGACCAACGAGCTGCAAACGGCGATTGGTCTGGTGGGGGCGGGAATCGGGGTGACGCTGGTACCGGCCTCGGTGCAGTTGCTGCACCGCGACGACATTGGCTTCACTCCGGTGCTGGAAGACAACGCGATCTCGCCGATTATTCTCAGCAGGCGTGTGGGCGATGTGTCGCCGGGGTTGAATCATTGCTTGCAGATGATCGATGAACTGCTGCCGGGCGACAGTTGA
- the dapA gene encoding 4-hydroxy-tetrahydrodipicolinate synthase, with translation MSSFQGIWVPIVTPFHNGAIDFAGLRRLVSHLLEKGVDGIVVCGTTGEAAALAKHEQLAVLDAVLEQVPPERVVMGLAGNNLTELLHFQSEILKRPLAGLLVPPPYYIRPSQAGLEAFFKTVADASSAPIILYDIPYRTGIAFEQATLLRIVAHERIVAIKDCGGNPANTLALLSSGNVDVLCGEDNQIFGALCLGAKGAIAASAHVHPELFVTLYQQLRDNRLAAGRTTFFQLLPLIHSLFIEPNPAPVKTALALGGLIHDELRAPMQRSSESTTVRLKEVLAALEDGNR, from the coding sequence ATGTCATCGTTTCAAGGTATCTGGGTTCCCATCGTTACGCCGTTTCACAATGGCGCGATCGACTTCGCCGGATTGCGGCGGCTGGTCAGTCATCTGCTGGAAAAAGGCGTCGATGGCATAGTGGTCTGCGGCACCACCGGGGAAGCCGCGGCGCTGGCCAAACATGAACAACTGGCGGTGCTCGATGCGGTGCTGGAACAGGTTCCACCAGAACGCGTGGTCATGGGCCTGGCCGGCAACAACCTCACCGAGTTGCTGCACTTTCAAAGCGAAATCCTGAAGCGTCCCCTGGCGGGCTTGCTGGTGCCGCCGCCCTACTACATCCGCCCTTCCCAGGCCGGCCTCGAAGCCTTTTTCAAGACCGTCGCCGATGCGTCCAGCGCCCCGATTATTCTCTACGACATCCCCTATCGCACCGGCATAGCCTTCGAGCAGGCGACCCTGCTCCGGATCGTCGCCCATGAGCGGATCGTCGCGATCAAGGACTGCGGCGGCAACCCAGCCAACACCTTGGCACTGCTCTCCAGCGGTAACGTCGACGTGCTGTGCGGCGAAGATAATCAGATCTTCGGCGCGCTATGCCTGGGGGCCAAAGGCGCAATTGCCGCCTCGGCCCATGTTCATCCCGAGCTGTTCGTGACGCTGTATCAACAGCTTCGCGACAACCGCTTAGCGGCCGGCCGAACGACCTTCTTCCAGTTGCTGCCACTGATCCACAGCCTGTTCATCGAGCCCAATCCCGCTCCGGTGAAAACTGCCCTGGCCCTTGGAGGATTGATCCACGACGAGCTGCGAGCGCCAATGCAACGCAGCAGTGAAAGCACGACGGTGCGTTTGAAAGAAGTACTGGCAGCGCTTGAAGACGGCAATCGATAG
- a CDS encoding AzlD domain-containing protein: MVWAVIIGMGLLVFLNRYVFLEPRLPVRLSSNARQFLGFAVPGMLTAICGPIVFMPDKQLNLQWDNPYLISSLVAVGLVLYTRNTLLSMLLSMGFFFLLRWWL, from the coding sequence ATGGTCTGGGCTGTGATTATCGGGATGGGCCTGCTGGTGTTCCTGAACCGCTACGTCTTTCTCGAACCTCGGCTGCCGGTGCGCTTGAGCAGCAATGCCCGGCAGTTCCTCGGTTTCGCGGTGCCGGGCATGCTCACCGCGATCTGCGGGCCGATTGTGTTCATGCCCGACAAACAGTTGAACCTGCAGTGGGACAACCCCTACCTGATCAGTTCGCTGGTGGCCGTGGGCCTGGTGCTTTACACCCGCAATACTCTGCTCAGCATGTTGTTGAGCATGGGCTTTTTCTTTTTACTGCGCTGGTGGCTCTGA
- a CDS encoding AraC family transcriptional regulator, which produces MMQAQLLSHRSRIFDHADPYAVSGYVNQHVGNHCLQMPRAGRPLASLDHRTFASLDLCRISYGASVRVTSGALDSIYHLQVLLRGNCLWRGHGQEHYFAPGELLLINPDDPVDLTYSSDCEKFILKVPTRLLESVCEEQRWRYPGQGVRFLENRYQLNQLEGFVGLLAMICQEAEASEPIPRVQEHYAQIVVSKMLGLMKTNVMRTDPGSASATFEALVDYIACNLKQDIDSEELARQARMSLRSLYGLFERNAGDTPKNYIRQKKLERIHANLSDPTCNVRNVTEVAMDYGFLHLGRFSDSYRKQFGELPSDTLKRRH; this is translated from the coding sequence ATGATGCAAGCGCAATTGTTGAGTCATCGCAGCAGAATCTTCGACCATGCCGACCCGTATGCAGTGTCGGGCTACGTCAATCAGCATGTCGGCAACCATTGCCTGCAGATGCCCAGGGCCGGCCGACCGCTGGCCAGCCTCGATCATCGCACGTTCGCCAGCCTCGACCTGTGCCGCATCAGTTATGGCGCCAGCGTGCGGGTTACCTCTGGCGCGCTGGACAGCATCTATCACTTGCAAGTGCTGTTGCGCGGCAATTGCCTGTGGCGTGGCCACGGTCAGGAACATTACTTCGCGCCCGGGGAGTTGCTGCTGATCAACCCGGACGATCCGGTGGATCTGACCTATTCCAGTGATTGCGAAAAATTCATCCTGAAAGTCCCCACCCGGCTGCTGGAGTCGGTGTGCGAGGAGCAGCGCTGGCGGTATCCGGGGCAGGGCGTGCGGTTTCTGGAAAACCGTTATCAGCTCAATCAACTGGAAGGTTTCGTCGGTCTGCTGGCGATGATTTGCCAGGAAGCTGAGGCTTCCGAGCCGATTCCTCGCGTGCAGGAGCACTATGCGCAAATCGTGGTCAGCAAGATGCTCGGCCTGATGAAAACCAACGTCATGCGCACCGATCCCGGCTCAGCTTCGGCCACGTTCGAGGCGCTGGTCGATTACATCGCCTGCAACCTCAAGCAAGACATCGACAGCGAAGAACTGGCGCGCCAGGCGCGGATGAGCCTGCGTTCGCTGTATGGGCTGTTCGAACGCAATGCGGGGGACACGCCGAAAAACTACATCCGGCAGAAGAAGCTCGAGCGTATTCACGCCAACCTGAGCGACCCGACCTGCAACGTGCGCAACGTCACGGAAGTGGCCATGGATTACGGCTTCCTGCACCTGGGCCGGTTCTCCGACAGCTACCGCAAACAGTTCGGCGAATTGC
- a CDS encoding DUF1652 domain-containing protein: MVPIEQLCQIVESGFKPLSCECTVNQNETLRIKVFDQSSGRIELLITGVSPDKLISVRDISNLIGELRIEMRAGRRAFAGVVA, translated from the coding sequence ATGGTTCCTATTGAGCAGCTTTGCCAGATTGTCGAGTCCGGTTTCAAGCCGCTCTCCTGCGAATGCACCGTGAACCAGAATGAAACCTTACGGATCAAGGTTTTCGATCAGAGCTCCGGGCGGATTGAGTTGTTGATCACTGGAGTATCCCCCGACAAACTGATTAGTGTTCGCGATATTTCCAACCTGATCGGCGAACTTCGCATAGAAATGCGTGCCGGTCGCCGAGCGTTCGCCGGTGTCGTGGCCTAA